A window of the Methanoregula sp. genome harbors these coding sequences:
- a CDS encoding ATP-grasp domain-containing protein, translating into MSRLGIFVDRKTLSNSEQLNALIRCRDVAETLGHSANFIFPVDIQKIKKMDALFIRARTDPMNITYVAAQMAGFHGIPVIDDPDSIRCCSDKIHMYSRLIKKNVSLPKTVFLPRQELNVERVTRLFDELGTPLVVKEPSTSFSLRVEKVSDIADFFKVAHRFIKMSDWIVVQQYIESKYDWRIGVLDGKLLYACKYTIPSVTFKIQASVNGHIVYCGVDSVPPEEVPPHVIQLGIDAGNAIGRGLYGVDIKNNNGDAYVIEVNDNPSIESGEDDCYPRVFETIISHLFAA; encoded by the coding sequence ATGAGCCGGCTGGGGATCTTCGTTGACCGGAAAACCCTTTCGAATTCCGAGCAGCTGAATGCCCTGATCCGGTGCCGTGACGTTGCCGAGACTCTGGGTCACTCAGCGAATTTTATCTTCCCGGTGGATATCCAGAAGATCAAAAAGATGGATGCGCTCTTTATCCGGGCCCGGACTGACCCGATGAATATTACCTATGTAGCCGCACAGATGGCAGGGTTTCATGGAATCCCGGTCATTGATGATCCGGATTCGATACGGTGCTGTTCGGATAAGATCCACATGTATTCCCGGTTGATCAAAAAGAATGTCTCTCTCCCAAAGACGGTCTTTTTACCCAGGCAGGAGCTGAATGTCGAACGGGTGACCCGGCTTTTTGACGAACTCGGCACGCCACTTGTAGTGAAAGAACCTTCCACTTCCTTCTCCCTCCGTGTCGAAAAAGTAAGCGATATTGCAGATTTTTTCAAGGTTGCCCACCGGTTCATCAAGATGTCTGACTGGATTGTCGTCCAGCAATATATCGAGAGCAAATATGACTGGAGGATCGGGGTGCTTGATGGTAAACTGCTCTATGCCTGCAAATACACGATTCCTTCGGTCACGTTCAAGATACAGGCCTCGGTCAATGGTCATATTGTCTATTGCGGGGTTGACAGTGTTCCGCCCGAAGAGGTTCCGCCCCACGTGATCCAACTGGGGATCGATGCGGGGAATGCCATCGGACGGGGATTGTATGGCGTCGATATAAAAAACAATAACGGCGATGCGTACGTGATTGAAGTGAATGACAACCCGTCGATCGAGAGCGGTGAGGATGATTGTTATCCCCGTGTCTTCGAGACGATTATATCCCATCTTTTTGCAGCGTGA
- a CDS encoding YkgJ family cysteine cluster protein — MENWLLRAETICMECGGHCCDEAHPPVSSACCERLTAAGVSPDVFEFVGYKRLKTRENGECVLSKNGKCSIHAFKPETCRSGPFTFDMNGDMIAIYLKHERICPIVGLLKEIPEAYRQQYELAVRSITHLVKNLTDDELAVICRIEEPETDKVAEIPR; from the coding sequence ATGGAAAACTGGTTACTACGTGCTGAAACGATCTGTATGGAATGCGGCGGTCACTGCTGCGATGAGGCTCATCCCCCGGTATCATCCGCGTGTTGTGAGCGTCTGACAGCGGCCGGGGTATCCCCCGATGTATTTGAATTCGTCGGGTACAAGCGGTTAAAAACCCGGGAAAATGGTGAATGCGTCCTCTCAAAGAATGGCAAATGCAGTATTCATGCCTTTAAGCCCGAGACCTGCCGGTCAGGACCGTTTACCTTTGATATGAACGGCGACATGATCGCAATTTACCTCAAACATGAGCGGATCTGTCCCATTGTCGGCCTGTTAAAGGAGATACCGGAAGCGTACCGGCAGCAGTATGAGCTTGCAGTCAGGAGTATCACGCACCTCGTTAAGAATCTGACCGATGACGAGCTTGCGGTGATCTGCCGGATCGAAGAGCCCGAAACCGACAAAGTGGCAGAAATCCCCCGGTAG